TGCGCTCCCTCGAAGTGGGAAGGACGCGAGCGGGGAGCTTGGGATGTCTCGCGCGCTTCTGGCGAGCTTGTAGGGCTCTCCAATGAAGGGCAAAGAGTCGGCAAAGTCGAAAAAATCGGTCTTCTACCGCGAGGAGTTAGCCACGCGCGGTGAATGTCTCATTCACCCTGGTTCCGACGTGACTTTGCTCTTTCTTTGCTCTCACTCCCCGTCGTCACGGGTCGGCATGGTCTTCCCGACTGTCCAGAGGTAGACTGCAACCGCGCGAAAACACACGATGACGACTCACGGCGACGTTCGCGCGGGAGCACTGTTTTGAACTTCGACTTCACCGAGCGGGAAGAGGCGTTTCGCAAGGAGGTCCGGCGCTGGCTCGAAGCCAACCTGCCGGACGACCTCCGCGGCCGCGCCTTCGCGTCCTCGCGCGCCGGGCTCGACGAGGTCCGGAGGCTCCGCGCCTGGCAGAAGACGATGCACGCGGCGGGCTACGTCGGGATGGACTGGCCCCGCGAGTTCGGCGGACGCGGCGCGTCGATCACCGAGATGGTCATCCTCTACCAGGAAATGGCGCGCGCGGAGTCGCCCCAGCTCGTGAACCGCGGCGGCGTCTCGATGCTCGGGCCGACCCTCATGAAGCACGGGACGGTCGCGCAGCAGACGCGCTTCCTGCCGAAGATCCTCACCGCCGAGGAGCTGTGGTGCCAGGGATTCTCCGAGCCGAACGCGGGCTCGGACCTCGCCAACCTCCAGACGCGCGCCGTGCGCGAGGGGGACGCGTTCGTCGTCAACGGCCAGAAGGTCTGGACCAGCATGGCGCACGTCGCCGACTGGTGTTTTCTGCTCGTGCGGACCGATCCCGGGGCCCCCAAGCACAAGGGCATCACCTTCCTGCTCCTGGACATGAAGACCCCCGGCATCACGGTGCGGCCGCTCCGC
This genomic interval from Candidatus Methylomirabilota bacterium contains the following:
- a CDS encoding acyl-CoA dehydrogenase family protein, which gives rise to MNFDFTEREEAFRKEVRRWLEANLPDDLRGRAFASSRAGLDEVRRLRAWQKTMHAAGYVGMDWPREFGGRGASITEMVILYQEMARAESPQLVNRGGVSMLGPTLMKHGTVAQQTRFLPKILTAEELWCQGFSEPNAGSDLANLQTRAVREGDAFVVNGQKVWTSMAHVADWCFLLVRTDPGAPKHKGITFLLLDMKTPGITVRPLRQLTGEAEFNEVFFDNVRVPAENLVGKLNEGWSVAITTLAYERDLLTFIRHISLRNALHRLVGLVRQHKKSADPIVRQKVAGLWIGEQALALNGYRTLTKILRGGAPGPEGSTSKLFWSQVDQDLAEVATEVIGPYSQIAHGSPWAPDEGQWEFYELLARASGIRAGTSEILRNILAERVLGLPKD